A part of Diprion similis isolate iyDipSimi1 chromosome 12, iyDipSimi1.1, whole genome shotgun sequence genomic DNA contains:
- the LOC124413521 gene encoding stAR-related lipid transfer protein 7, mitochondrial isoform X3, translating into MHYLHVSNALARRYNPNLIHVRNNASRKSFEVIGRKWGGRWVRLWLREQSHQVAKSCARQFECIVAQRVRRTLQIFHLYTKIWDDVALKSFVNIWRRRLGQNTRKYLFGAAGVSVYNWDRERIPDNELHRYSKELVDIHQLRENTVTCAKCHLRLVIDVTQSGVKYCQCHGAKPALASIQNGLILSNGNQWQPFIERQDMLMWRKEEPESGGLYAYKVYGSFPDVSAEDFLHVQVDVEYRKEWDPTARHLEVIDTDPSTESCSDHRSEIVYWEMIWPRLFANRDYVFQRRWLIDKEEGLIVIISRASDHPKAPLRPDTHRVSTYWSYMVIKPYTEFDQPGIEFGLTYFDDPGVNIPSAVTTWVAMSGVPDFLCRMRKATLDYHSRKSVDAKSAMVNMVGDQPIVLDTCSDSPVSDIGYVSEVKKNTETPKEENTETPKKGKENEEPKSPEKSDKKERSAENAEDKAEDKRESVMGPTPDEERGFLHYFLPSRLFT; encoded by the exons ATGCATTACTTGCACGTGTCCAACGCCCTTGCTCGTCGTTATAACCCCAATTTAATTCATGTGAGGAACAATGCGAGTCGTAAGAGCTTCGAGGTCATCGGAAGAAAATGGGGTGGACGTTGGGTGCGATTGTGGTTAAGGGAGCAAAGTCATCAGGTGGCAAAATCCTGTGCCAGACAATTCGAATGCATTGTTGCTCAACGCGTAAGGCGGACGCTGCAAATCTTTCACTTGTACACTAAAATTTGGGACGACGTTGCTCTCAAGTCGTTCGTTAATATATGGCGGCGTAGACTCGGTCAAAACACTAGAAAATATCTGTTTGGCGCTGCTGGCGTCTCCGTCTACAATTGGGATCGAGAGAGAATTCCAGACAACGAATTGCACAG GTACTCCAAAGAACTCGTCGACATCCACCAGCTGCGAGAAAATACCGTTACGTGCGCGAAGTGCCACCTAAGACTAGTCATTGACGTCACACAGTCTGGAGTCAAATACTGCCAATGTCACGGCGCCAAACCCGCTCTGGCTTCTATTCAAAATGGTCTTATCTTAA GTAACGGGAATCAATGGCAGCCATTCATAGAGAGGCAGGATATGTTAATGTGGCGCAAAGAAGAGCCCGAAAGTGGAGGGTTGTATGCTTACAAAGTCTACGGGTCATTTCCAGACGTGTCAGCGGAGGATTTTCTACACGTTCAAGTTGACGTGGAGTATAGAAAAGAATGGGATCCCACTGCTAGACATCTGGAGGTCATTGACACTGATCCCAGCACAGAATCGTGCTCGGATCATCGCAGTGAAATTGTTTACTGGGAAATGATCTGGCCG AGATTATTTGCAAACAGAGATTACGTATTTCAAAGAAGATGGCTGATTGATAAGGAAGAGGGCCTTATCGTCATTATTAGCAGAGCATCGGATCATCCCAAGGCCCCACTTAGGCCTGATACGCACAG AGTATCAACGTATTGGTCATACATGGTAATAAAACCATACACGGAATTTGATCAGCCCGGTATCGAGTTTGGATTAACATATTTTGATGACCCTGGTGTAAACATACCGTCAGCTGTAACCACTTGGGTGGCAATGAGTG gGGTTCCGGATTTCTTATGTCGTATGAGGAAAGCAACATTAGATTACCACAGCCGCAAATCAGTTGATGCAAAATCTGCAATGGTCAATATGGTTGGAGATCAGCCCATTGTTCTCGACACTTGCAGCGATTCACCTGTTAGTGATATTGGTTACGTAtctgaagtgaagaaaaatacagaaacaccaaaagaagaaaatacagaaacaccaaaaaaaggaaaggaaaacgaAGAACCAAAGTCGCCGGAGAAAAGTGACAAAAAAGAACGAAGTGCAGAAAATGCCGAAGATAAAGCAGAAGACAAAAGAGAAAGTGTAATGGGCCCTACACCAGACGAAGAACGTGGCTTTTTACACTACTTCTTACCATCCCGATTGTTCACGTGA
- the LOC124413521 gene encoding stAR-related lipid transfer protein 7, mitochondrial isoform X2 — MHYLHVSNALARRYNPNLIHVRNNASRKSFEVIGRKWGGRWVRLWLREQSHQVAKSCARQFECIVAQRVRRTLQIFHLYTKIWDDVALKSFVNIWRRRLGQNTRKYLFGAAGVSVYNWDRERIPDNELHRYSKELVDIHQLRENTVTCAKCHLRLVIDVTQSGVKYCQCHGAKPALASIQNGNGNQWQPFIERQDMLMWRKEEPESGGLYAYKVYGSFPDVSAEDFLHVQVDVEYRKEWDPTARHLEVIDTDPSTESCSDHRSEIVYWEMIWPRLFANRDYVFQRRWLIDKEEGLIVIISRASDHPKAPLRPDTHRVSTYWSYMVIKPYTEFDQPGIEFGLTYFDDPGVNIPSAVTTWVAMSVLLFFDKGVPDFLCRMRKATLDYHSRKSVDAKSAMVNMVGDQPIVLDTCSDSPVSDIGYVSEVKKNTETPKEENTETPKKGKENEEPKSPEKSDKKERSAENAEDKAEDKRESVMGPTPDEERGFLHYFLPSRLFT, encoded by the exons ATGCATTACTTGCACGTGTCCAACGCCCTTGCTCGTCGTTATAACCCCAATTTAATTCATGTGAGGAACAATGCGAGTCGTAAGAGCTTCGAGGTCATCGGAAGAAAATGGGGTGGACGTTGGGTGCGATTGTGGTTAAGGGAGCAAAGTCATCAGGTGGCAAAATCCTGTGCCAGACAATTCGAATGCATTGTTGCTCAACGCGTAAGGCGGACGCTGCAAATCTTTCACTTGTACACTAAAATTTGGGACGACGTTGCTCTCAAGTCGTTCGTTAATATATGGCGGCGTAGACTCGGTCAAAACACTAGAAAATATCTGTTTGGCGCTGCTGGCGTCTCCGTCTACAATTGGGATCGAGAGAGAATTCCAGACAACGAATTGCACAG GTACTCCAAAGAACTCGTCGACATCCACCAGCTGCGAGAAAATACCGTTACGTGCGCGAAGTGCCACCTAAGACTAGTCATTGACGTCACACAGTCTGGAGTCAAATACTGCCAATGTCACGGCGCCAAACCCGCTCTGGCTTCTATTCAAAATG GTAACGGGAATCAATGGCAGCCATTCATAGAGAGGCAGGATATGTTAATGTGGCGCAAAGAAGAGCCCGAAAGTGGAGGGTTGTATGCTTACAAAGTCTACGGGTCATTTCCAGACGTGTCAGCGGAGGATTTTCTACACGTTCAAGTTGACGTGGAGTATAGAAAAGAATGGGATCCCACTGCTAGACATCTGGAGGTCATTGACACTGATCCCAGCACAGAATCGTGCTCGGATCATCGCAGTGAAATTGTTTACTGGGAAATGATCTGGCCG AGATTATTTGCAAACAGAGATTACGTATTTCAAAGAAGATGGCTGATTGATAAGGAAGAGGGCCTTATCGTCATTATTAGCAGAGCATCGGATCATCCCAAGGCCCCACTTAGGCCTGATACGCACAG AGTATCAACGTATTGGTCATACATGGTAATAAAACCATACACGGAATTTGATCAGCCCGGTATCGAGTTTGGATTAACATATTTTGATGACCCTGGTGTAAACATACCGTCAGCTGTAACCACTTGGGTGGCAATGAGTG ttttattattttttgataaaggGGTTCCGGATTTCTTATGTCGTATGAGGAAAGCAACATTAGATTACCACAGCCGCAAATCAGTTGATGCAAAATCTGCAATGGTCAATATGGTTGGAGATCAGCCCATTGTTCTCGACACTTGCAGCGATTCACCTGTTAGTGATATTGGTTACGTAtctgaagtgaagaaaaatacagaaacaccaaaagaagaaaatacagaaacaccaaaaaaaggaaaggaaaacgaAGAACCAAAGTCGCCGGAGAAAAGTGACAAAAAAGAACGAAGTGCAGAAAATGCCGAAGATAAAGCAGAAGACAAAAGAGAAAGTGTAATGGGCCCTACACCAGACGAAGAACGTGGCTTTTTACACTACTTCTTACCATCCCGATTGTTCACGTGA
- the LOC124413522 gene encoding DNA-directed primase/polymerase protein-like, with product MKAHQKINAIGKLAKNTFYGKKLIESHAQHESRVKELSSSLQDREDKKIKRRRLLGPSEFWGEYWRQQEALLVADQGSSNSMHTFVLQYDQGYRKFIVAHPEIYWLVDESRPKEERCSYEVIPDGSPCHLYFDLEFTKDLNPTSDGSKMTKTLIDVFCAYFLEHWGFPCRRSDVLSLDSTTDVKFSRHLVFHVKNVMFKNNKHTGRFVKAICSSIRQSLLVDNTKRSSADNILSHFPRGDLAELFVNTMKGKQLFVDEGVYTRNRHFRIYKSTKLGKNSHLTVSDDSEYILNSTHKNKELGLFLDSLISYLPSTKNLILLEYQDKNSIDAIKYSKECLSQRQVCVRTEKKTESPYPEIDKFILDIVKPGKIREVKVMNDDILLYTFTDHRYCANIGRPHKSNGVYWIVDLHSQVAFQKCYDYDCTGFKSVPRKLPEKICFELDKETDILLSSIPDTQYCSSRQTDNVVILEDDADSELANIDLPASIT from the exons ATGAAAGCCCACCAAAAAATCAACGCAATCGGTAAATTAGCGAAGAATAcattttatggaaaaaaattgatcgaaagTCACGCTCAGCATGAATCCAGAGTCAAGGAATTATCATCGTCCTTACAGGATAGGGAAGATAAAAAGATTAAGCGAAGACGGTTGTTGGGACCGTCTGAATTTTGGGGTGAATATTGGAGGCAGCAAGAAGCATTGCTTGTGGCCGATCAAGGGAGTTCAAACTCCATGCATACCTTTGTTTTGCAATATGATCAGGGATATAGGAAATTCATTGTAGCGCACCCAGAAATCTACTGGCTTGTCGATGAATCCAGACCCAAGGAGGAGAGATGTTCGTACGAG GTTATTCCGGATGGCTCTCCTTGCCACctgtattttgatttggaattCACCAAGGATTTGAACCCGACAAGCGATGGctcaaaaatgacgaaaaccCTGATTGATGTATTTTGCGCATATTTTTTGGAACACTGGGGTTTCCCTTGCAGAAGATCGGATGTTCTCAGTCTGGACTCAACTACCGACGTTAAATTCAGCCGGCATTTAGTCTTCCACGTGAAAAATGTTATGTTCAAGAATAACAAACATACAGGACGGTTTGTTAAAGCCATATGCTCTAGTATTCGACAAAGTCTTTTGGTAGATAATACCAAACGATCCTCTGCTGATAATATTTTAAGCCACTTTCCCAGAGGAGATTTGGCAGAGCTATTCGTCAACACCATGAAGGGAAAACAGCTCTTTGTAGATGAGGGAGTCTACACGAGAAACAGGCACTTTCGAATTTACAAGTCTACCaagttgggaaaaaattctcatctaACCGTGAGCGACGATTCTGAGTACATCCTCAACTCAACGCACAAGAATAAAGAATTGGGATTATTCTTAGACtctttgatttcttatttGCCAAGTACTAAGAATTTGATTTTACTTGAATACCAGGATAAAAATTCGATAGATGCGATTAAATATTCCAAAGAATGTCTAAGTCAGCGTCAGGTTTGTGTCAGGacggaaaagaaaacagaatcaCCGTATCCTGAAATTGACAAATTTATCTTAGACATTGTGAAACCTGGCAAAATTCGGGAAGTAAAAGTTATGAATGACGACATACTGTTATATACGTTCACAGATCATAG GTACTGTGCCAACATAGGCAGGCCACATAAAAGCAATGGCGTGTATTGGATTGTTGATTTGCATAGCCAAGTAGCATTCCAAAAGTGCTACGATTATGACTGCACCGGCTTTAAATCTGTGCCTAGAAAATTAccagaaaaaatatgttttgaaTTGGACAAGGAAACTGACATCCTTCTGTCCTCTATTCCTGACACTCAATATTGCTCTTCGCGTCAGACTGATAATGTCGTCATATTAGAAGATGACGCGGATTCAGAATTAGCAAATATCGACCTACCAGCATCTATAACttag
- the LOC124413521 gene encoding stAR-related lipid transfer protein 7, mitochondrial isoform X1: MHYLHVSNALARRYNPNLIHVRNNASRKSFEVIGRKWGGRWVRLWLREQSHQVAKSCARQFECIVAQRVRRTLQIFHLYTKIWDDVALKSFVNIWRRRLGQNTRKYLFGAAGVSVYNWDRERIPDNELHRYSKELVDIHQLRENTVTCAKCHLRLVIDVTQSGVKYCQCHGAKPALASIQNGLILSNGNQWQPFIERQDMLMWRKEEPESGGLYAYKVYGSFPDVSAEDFLHVQVDVEYRKEWDPTARHLEVIDTDPSTESCSDHRSEIVYWEMIWPRLFANRDYVFQRRWLIDKEEGLIVIISRASDHPKAPLRPDTHRVSTYWSYMVIKPYTEFDQPGIEFGLTYFDDPGVNIPSAVTTWVAMSVLLFFDKGVPDFLCRMRKATLDYHSRKSVDAKSAMVNMVGDQPIVLDTCSDSPVSDIGYVSEVKKNTETPKEENTETPKKGKENEEPKSPEKSDKKERSAENAEDKAEDKRESVMGPTPDEERGFLHYFLPSRLFT, encoded by the exons ATGCATTACTTGCACGTGTCCAACGCCCTTGCTCGTCGTTATAACCCCAATTTAATTCATGTGAGGAACAATGCGAGTCGTAAGAGCTTCGAGGTCATCGGAAGAAAATGGGGTGGACGTTGGGTGCGATTGTGGTTAAGGGAGCAAAGTCATCAGGTGGCAAAATCCTGTGCCAGACAATTCGAATGCATTGTTGCTCAACGCGTAAGGCGGACGCTGCAAATCTTTCACTTGTACACTAAAATTTGGGACGACGTTGCTCTCAAGTCGTTCGTTAATATATGGCGGCGTAGACTCGGTCAAAACACTAGAAAATATCTGTTTGGCGCTGCTGGCGTCTCCGTCTACAATTGGGATCGAGAGAGAATTCCAGACAACGAATTGCACAG GTACTCCAAAGAACTCGTCGACATCCACCAGCTGCGAGAAAATACCGTTACGTGCGCGAAGTGCCACCTAAGACTAGTCATTGACGTCACACAGTCTGGAGTCAAATACTGCCAATGTCACGGCGCCAAACCCGCTCTGGCTTCTATTCAAAATGGTCTTATCTTAA GTAACGGGAATCAATGGCAGCCATTCATAGAGAGGCAGGATATGTTAATGTGGCGCAAAGAAGAGCCCGAAAGTGGAGGGTTGTATGCTTACAAAGTCTACGGGTCATTTCCAGACGTGTCAGCGGAGGATTTTCTACACGTTCAAGTTGACGTGGAGTATAGAAAAGAATGGGATCCCACTGCTAGACATCTGGAGGTCATTGACACTGATCCCAGCACAGAATCGTGCTCGGATCATCGCAGTGAAATTGTTTACTGGGAAATGATCTGGCCG AGATTATTTGCAAACAGAGATTACGTATTTCAAAGAAGATGGCTGATTGATAAGGAAGAGGGCCTTATCGTCATTATTAGCAGAGCATCGGATCATCCCAAGGCCCCACTTAGGCCTGATACGCACAG AGTATCAACGTATTGGTCATACATGGTAATAAAACCATACACGGAATTTGATCAGCCCGGTATCGAGTTTGGATTAACATATTTTGATGACCCTGGTGTAAACATACCGTCAGCTGTAACCACTTGGGTGGCAATGAGTG ttttattattttttgataaaggGGTTCCGGATTTCTTATGTCGTATGAGGAAAGCAACATTAGATTACCACAGCCGCAAATCAGTTGATGCAAAATCTGCAATGGTCAATATGGTTGGAGATCAGCCCATTGTTCTCGACACTTGCAGCGATTCACCTGTTAGTGATATTGGTTACGTAtctgaagtgaagaaaaatacagaaacaccaaaagaagaaaatacagaaacaccaaaaaaaggaaaggaaaacgaAGAACCAAAGTCGCCGGAGAAAAGTGACAAAAAAGAACGAAGTGCAGAAAATGCCGAAGATAAAGCAGAAGACAAAAGAGAAAGTGTAATGGGCCCTACACCAGACGAAGAACGTGGCTTTTTACACTACTTCTTACCATCCCGATTGTTCACGTGA